From a single Drosophila sulfurigaster albostrigata strain 15112-1811.04 chromosome 3, ASM2355843v2, whole genome shotgun sequence genomic region:
- the LOC133839898 gene encoding uncharacterized protein LOC133839898, giving the protein MQSDDKASKLNKSPATKTTSDPKTHTTPTTTSAAAATTTATTTTVAAADSNSKSSKQRTISALVRGLHDTGTNDLQSLHRPLLEREERLLMFAANHNSKSTPNTSPLGRRGAGAASWLHMRRCRV; this is encoded by the coding sequence ATGCAGTCCGATGATAAAGCGTCCAAGTTGAACAAAAGCCCAGCCACAAAGACTACGTCTGACCCAAAGACACACACgactccaacaacaacatcagcagcagcagcaaccacaacagcaacaaccacaactgttgctgctgcagactCCAACTCAAAGTCGAGCAAACAACGGACAATCAGCGCTTTGGTACGCGGTCTGCATGACACGGGCACAAATGATCTGCAGTCGCTGCATCGTCCGCTGCTGGAGCGTGAGGAGCGATTGCTGATGTTTGCAGCGAATCACAATTCCAAATCCACGCCAAACACAAGCCCGCTGGGACGTCGTGGCGCGGGGGCAGCGAGTTGGCTCCACATGCGTCGCTGCCGCGTCTAG